From Xenopus tropicalis strain Nigerian chromosome 3, UCB_Xtro_10.0, whole genome shotgun sequence, the proteins below share one genomic window:
- the insyn1 gene encoding UPF0583 protein C15orf59 homolog, with the protein MCSRGVGRTTEQGVRSGRAGEREKIRGRVRAVIGQLEGILRDLKEVAKELREVVEQIDRLTSDFEFELDTDDWTPGTVSSTSSSEKGGPLCDLGPLDFLSSDSWEFCSFLEASTPSDSGDGSDRPPDFRLLNGGATPNGPDSSSEEIPIAPQKPPPAKNAGSRDRVRFSDKVLYHALCCDDSEDPPYGQETPRDPPRSIAPSAVMKSKPGGLTGVRKGTRNCSTQTVCDKSTQTVLPYVPKKGKDKH; encoded by the exons ATGTGCTCTCGGGGGGTGGGGAGGACAACGGAGCAAGGGGTACGCAGTGGCAGAGCTGGAGAGAGGGAAAAAATCCGAGGGAGAGTCCGTGCTGTCATTGGTCAGCTAGAAGGAATCTTACGGGACCTCAAGGAAGTGGCCAAAGAGCTGAGAGAG GTTGTGGAGCAGATAGACAGACTCACCTCGGACTTTGAATTTGAGCTGGACACTGATGATTGGACTCCTGGAACTGTAAGCAGTACATCTAGCAGTGAAAAGGGTGGTCCTCTCTGTGACCTGGGACCTCTGGACTTTCTCAGCTCAGACAGCTGGGAATTCTGCTCCTTCCTAGAAGCTTCAACACCCTCGGACTCTGGGGATGGTTCAGATCGCCCCCCTGACTTTAGACTGCTCAATGGAGGAGCCACCCCTAATGGGCCAGATTCGTCTAGTGAGGAGATTCCTATTGCACCCCAGAAACCACCTCCAGCAAAGAACGCAGGCTCCAGGGACAGAGTGAGGTTCAGCGACAAGGTTTTGTACCATGCACTTTGTTGCGATGACAGTGAAGATCCCCCTTATGGTCAGGAGACTCCACGGGATCCCCCTAGGTCAATTGCTCCTTCTGCTGTGATGAAGAGCAAACCTGGGGGACTTACTGGAGTCAGGAAGGGGACTAGAAACTGCAGTACCCAGACTGTGTGTGACAAGAGCACTCAAACCGTTCTTCCTTATGTGCCAAAAAAAGGGAAGGATAAACATTAG